A stretch of the Capsicum annuum cultivar UCD-10X-F1 chromosome 8, UCD10Xv1.1, whole genome shotgun sequence genome encodes the following:
- the LOC107857241 gene encoding cytokinin riboside 5'-monophosphate phosphoribohydrolase LOG7 gives MEEEKKSSKFKRICVFCGSSSGKKTSYQEAATELGKQLVEKGIDLVYGGGSVGLMGLVSQAVHDGGRHVLGVIPRTLMPREITGETIGEVRTVSGMHQRKAEMARQADAFIALPGGYGTLEELLEVITWAQLGIHRKPVGLLNVEEYYNSLLSFLDKAVDEGFISPIARRIIVSAPTAQQLVKQLEEHVPETDEITSNLIWDEEVQRFN, from the exons atggaagaagagaaaaaatcatcaaagtttaagagaATTTGCGTTTTCTGTGGAAGTAGTTCTGGAAAAAAAACTAGTTATCAAGAAGCTGCTACTGAATTAGGAAAACAACTG GTGGAGAAAGGTATTGATTTGGTGTATGGAGGTGGAAGCGTGGGTCTTATGGGTCTTGTTTCTCAGGCAGTTCATGATGGTGGGCGCCATGTTCTAGG GGTGATTCCAAGGACTCTCATGCCTAGAgag ATAACGGGCGAAACGATTGGAGAAGTTAGAACAGTCTCTGGCATGCATCAAAGGAAAGCTGAAATGGCTAGGCAAGCTGATGCCTTCATTGCCCTTCCTG GTGGTTATGGGACACTTGAAGAACTTCTTGAAGTCATTACATGGGCTCAACTTGGAATCCACCGTAAACCT GTGGGATTATTAAATGTGGAGGAGTATTATAattcattattaagttttcttgataAGGCAGTTGATGAAGGTTTTATTTCTCCAATTGCACGTCGTATTATTGTGTCTGCACCAACAGCACAACAATTAGTCAAACAACTTGAg GAACATGTACCAGAAACAGATGAAATCACATCAAACTTAATATGGGATGAAGAAGTTCAAAGATTTAACTAG
- the LOC107846501 gene encoding pentatricopeptide repeat-containing protein At3g49730 → MLKNLTLLPSSLSFRAVYSLHILQENPKTSSKIQSFHHSSNTHDEFSSDVEKIYRILKKFHSRIPKLELALQESGVVVRDGLTERVLMRCGDSGNLGYRYFVWASKQPGFSHSHDAYKAMLKSLGKMRQFGTVWALVNEMRNENPELLTVDVFVVLMRRFASRRMVEKAVEVLDEMSGYGVEPNEYVFGCLLDALCKNGSVKEAARLFDEMGFRFRLSIKHYTSLLYGWCKEGKVMEAKVVLMKMKEAGFEPDVVVYNNLLNGYVVCRKMADAFDLLQEMKRKGCNPNETSYTIVIQGLCLQDKMEEAMRVLLDMERSGCEGDVVTYTTLISGFCKWGKIEKGYELLDDMLRKGYNPNSTTYLHIMLAHEKKEELEECLELVKEMEKIGIPPDVSIYNVVIRLACKLGEIDEGVRIWNEIEASVISPGVDTFIVMINGFVEEGRLIEACDHFKEMIGRGLLSAPQYGTLKDLLNSLLRAEKLELGKDVWSCITTKGCELNVSAWTIWIHALFSNGHVKEACSYCLDMMDAGLMPQPDTFAKLMRGLRKLYNRQIAAEITEKVRKMAEERNMTFKMYKRRGERDLKEKAKMKLDGRKRRARRRRWGSHNTQAKTL, encoded by the coding sequence ATGTTGAAAAACCTCACTCTTTTGCCTTCATCACTGTCCTTTCGTGCAGTTTATTCACTCCATATACTTCAAGAAAACCCCAAAACTTCATCAAAGATTCAATCTTTTCACCATTCAAGCAACACCCATGATGAGTTTTCATCAGATGTAGAGAAAATCTACAGAATCTTGAAAAAATTCCACTCAAGAATACCAAAACTTGAACTAGCATTACAAGAATCAGGTGTCGTAGTCCGCGATGGTTTAACAGAAAGAGTCTTGATGCGTTGTGGTGATTCAGGTAATTTGGGGTATAGGTATTTTGTATGGGCATCAAAACAACCTGGTTTTAGTCATAGTCATGATGCTTATAAAGCAATGTTGAAAAGTTTAGGTAAAATGAGACAATTTGGTACTGTATGGGCACTTGTTAATGAAATGAGGAATGAGAATCCTGAGTTGTTGACTGTTGATGTGTTTGTTGTGTTAATGAGGCGATTCGCTTCGCGGAGGATGGTGGAGAAGGCTGTTGAGGTTTTGGATGAGATGAGTGGATATGGTGTTGAGCCAAATGAGTATGTGTTTGGGTGTTTGTTAGATGCATTGTGTAAAAATGGTAGCGTAAAAGAGGCGGCTAGGTTGTTTGATGAAATGGGATTTAGGTTTAGGTTATCGATTAAGCATTATACATCGTTGTTGTATGGTTGGTGTAAAGAAGGGAAGGTTATGGAGGCGAAAGTCGTGTTGATGAAAATGAAGGAGGCCGGGTTTGAGCCGGATGTTGTGGTTTATAACAATTTGCTTAATGGTTATGTAGTGTGTAGGAAAATGGCTGACGCGTTTGATTTGTTGCAGGAGATGAAAAGGAAAGGTTGTAATCCGAATGAGACATCGTATACAATTGTAATTCAAGGACTTTGTTTGCAGGATAAGATGGAGGAAGCGATGAGGGTGTTGTTGGATATGGAGAGAAGCGGATGTGAAGGTGATGTTGTAACGTATACTACTTTGATAAGTGGATTTTGTAAATGGGGAAAGATTGAAAAAGGTTACGAACTTTTGGATGATATGTTGCGGAAAGGGTATAATCCTAATTCGACTACGTATTTGCATATAATGTTGGCTCATGAGAAGAAGGAAGAGTTGGAAGAGTGTTTGGAACTCGTGAAGGAAATGGAAAAGATCGGTATACCTCCTGATGTTAGTATCTATAATGTAGTGATTCGTTTGGCTTGTAAGTTAGGGGAAATTGACGAAGGTGTGCGAATATGGAACGAAATAGAAGCAAGTGTGATAAGTCCGGGGGTTGACACTTTTATCGTTATGATTAATGGTTTTGTCGAGGAAGGGCGTTTAATAGAAGCTTGCGATCACTTTAAAGAAATGATTGGACGAGGTCTTTTGTCTGCTCCTCAATACGGTACTTTGAAGGACTTATTGAATTCTTTGTTACGAGCAGAAAAACTTGAACTCGGTAAAGATGTTTGGAGTTGCATAACGACAAAAGGATGTGAGCTTAACGTGTCTGCGTGGACCATTTGGATTCACGCGCTATTTTCAAATGGACATGTGAAAGAGGCTTGTTCGTACTGTTTAGATATGATGGATGCTGGCTTGATGCCTCAGCCGGACACGTTTGCTAAGCTTATGAGGGGTCTAAGGAAGCTATATAATAGACAGATTGCTGCAGAGATTACGGAAAAGGTGAGGAAAATGGCTGAAGAGAGAAATATGACTTTCAAGATGTACAAGAGACGCGGTGAAAGAGACTTGAAGGAAAAAGCTAAGATGAAACTGGATGGGAGAAAGAGGAGAGCTCGTAGACGCCGTTGGGGTAGCCATAATACTCAGGCTAAGACATTGTGA